A portion of the Pseudomonadota bacterium genome contains these proteins:
- the zwf gene encoding glucose-6-phosphate dehydrogenase — protein sequence MAEFRTQLRETSNLCVEERPGPCTMVIFGASGDLARRKLIPAVYNLHRRELLPEKFEVVGFARSGISDVDFRARVVDAVRACCLGVSSREVERFSTNFHYQRGEYNDAEAYRSLARTLSDFGARRAAGGCHVFYLATPPRLAPEIVAHLAGAGLLAECTEGPACSRVVVEKPFGFDLASARELDQRLAEHLDERQIYRIDHYVGKETVQNMLMFRFANAIFEPVWDAHYIDQVQITTAESEGVEGRAGYFDEAGALRDVFQNHMLQMMATVAMEPPSSFDAKSVRDEKTRILRAIRHIDPSKPCAGVVRGQYEGYPAEEGVAPGSQTETYVAAELRVENTRWQGVPFYLRTGKRLCRRASEIAIFFRRVHDSMFAPFLPDDICPNVLVFNVQPDEGVSLSIQAKGPGPKLCMGTLSMEFRYRAAGLDLPDAYERLLLDCMQGDQTLFIRSDALEAAWSIVDPIRRGWDAGLGCPLIRYPAGSEGPAEAASIPARIGRAWRPI from the coding sequence ATGGCCGAGTTTCGGACACAGCTCAGAGAGACCTCGAACCTCTGCGTGGAGGAGAGGCCGGGGCCCTGCACCATGGTCATCTTCGGCGCCTCGGGCGATCTTGCCAGGAGAAAGCTCATCCCAGCCGTCTACAACCTCCACAGGCGCGAGCTGCTCCCTGAGAAGTTCGAGGTCGTGGGCTTCGCGCGCAGCGGGATCTCCGACGTCGATTTCAGGGCGCGCGTGGTCGATGCGGTGCGCGCCTGCTGCCTGGGCGTCTCCTCGAGAGAAGTTGAGCGGTTTTCAACGAACTTTCATTATCAGAGGGGAGAATACAACGACGCGGAGGCGTACCGATCGCTCGCCAGGACGCTCTCCGACTTTGGCGCGCGCAGGGCTGCGGGCGGCTGCCACGTATTCTACCTCGCCACCCCGCCGAGGCTCGCCCCCGAGATAGTTGCGCATCTGGCCGGCGCCGGCCTTCTCGCGGAGTGCACCGAGGGGCCGGCCTGCTCGCGCGTGGTGGTGGAGAAGCCGTTCGGCTTCGACCTTGCGAGCGCGCGGGAGCTCGACCAAAGGCTCGCCGAGCACCTGGACGAGCGCCAGATCTACCGCATAGACCACTACGTGGGCAAGGAGACGGTCCAGAACATGCTCATGTTCCGGTTCGCCAACGCGATCTTCGAGCCGGTGTGGGACGCGCACTACATCGACCAGGTGCAGATAACCACCGCCGAGTCGGAGGGTGTGGAGGGGAGGGCCGGCTACTTCGACGAGGCCGGCGCGCTCCGCGACGTGTTCCAGAACCACATGCTCCAGATGATGGCCACCGTGGCCATGGAGCCGCCGTCCTCCTTCGACGCGAAGAGCGTGCGCGACGAGAAGACGAGGATCCTCAGGGCGATCAGGCACATCGACCCTTCGAAACCGTGCGCAGGCGTTGTGCGCGGGCAGTACGAGGGCTATCCCGCGGAGGAGGGCGTGGCCCCCGGCTCGCAGACCGAGACATACGTAGCGGCCGAGCTCCGCGTGGAGAACACGAGGTGGCAGGGGGTGCCGTTCTACCTGCGCACCGGAAAGCGCCTTTGCCGCCGCGCCAGCGAGATCGCCATATTCTTCAGGCGGGTCCACGACTCGATGTTCGCTCCGTTTCTCCCCGACGACATCTGCCCGAACGTGCTCGTGTTCAACGTCCAGCCCGACGAGGGGGTCTCGCTGTCGATACAGGCCAAGGGCCCGGGCCCCAAGCTCTGCATGGGCACCCTCTCGATGGAGTTCAGGTACAGGGCGGCGGGGCTCGACCTGCCCGACGCCTACGAGCGGCTCCTGCTCGACTGCATGCAGGGGGACCAGACGCTGTTCATCCGCAGCGACGCGCTCGAGGCGGCATGGTCGATCGTGGACCCGATACGAAGGGGCTGGGACGCCGGCCTCGGGTGCCCGTTGATCCGCTATCCGGCCGGTTCAGAGGGGCCGGCTGAGGCCGCATCCATCCCGGCGAGGATCGGCCGCGCCTGGAGGCCGATCTGA
- the hcp gene encoding hydroxylamine reductase → MFCYQCEQRAKDTGCTVQGVCGKSPEVSSLIDLAVHGVKGVAQYAHRARALGARDREVDLAVTEALFSTVTNVNFDPERYVKLLARVAAARDRAKAIYEDACGKAGRAPENVTGPAEWRPAADLAGLEKQGLEVGIKKRMAKHGEDVAGLMELVTYGLKGMAAYADHAQILGREDECVYAFFHEALCYLAEGKEDANELTAMALRTGETNLRVMELLDAANTGAYGNPAPTKVRIEPVKGKAILVSGHDLRDLEELLKQTEGKGINVYTHGEMLPCHGYPGLRKFKHLAGNYGGAWQDQQREFDRFPGAILMTTNCIQRPQGSYKARIFTSGLVAWPGVRHISDRNFGPVIEAAQMAEGFPEDGPERYITVGFGHNAVMGVADTVVDAVKAGKIKHFFLIGGCDGAKSGRNYYTEFAEKVPKDCVILTLACGKYRFNKLDFGDIGGIPRLIDCGQCNDAYSAIQIAVALSKAFNCGVNDLPLSLVLSWYEQKAVAILLTLLHLGIRDMRLGPTLPAFVTPAVFKVLVEKFNIMPITTPDEDLRKILG, encoded by the coding sequence ATGTTCTGCTATCAGTGCGAACAGAGGGCAAAGGACACCGGCTGCACGGTCCAGGGGGTGTGCGGCAAGTCGCCTGAGGTCTCCTCGCTCATCGACCTCGCCGTGCACGGGGTGAAGGGCGTGGCGCAGTACGCGCATCGCGCTCGCGCGCTCGGCGCGCGCGACCGGGAGGTCGATCTCGCGGTCACGGAGGCGCTGTTCTCCACGGTCACCAACGTCAACTTCGACCCCGAACGCTACGTGAAACTCCTTGCCCGCGTGGCAGCTGCGCGCGACCGGGCGAAGGCGATCTACGAAGATGCGTGCGGAAAGGCAGGCAGGGCGCCCGAAAATGTCACGGGCCCTGCGGAGTGGAGGCCGGCTGCAGACCTCGCGGGCCTCGAGAAGCAGGGGCTCGAGGTGGGGATCAAGAAGAGGATGGCGAAGCACGGCGAGGACGTGGCGGGCCTCATGGAGCTGGTCACCTACGGGCTCAAGGGCATGGCGGCCTACGCGGACCACGCGCAGATACTCGGCCGCGAGGACGAGTGCGTCTACGCCTTCTTCCACGAGGCGCTGTGCTACCTCGCCGAGGGGAAGGAGGACGCGAACGAGCTCACGGCCATGGCGCTGCGCACCGGCGAGACGAACCTGCGCGTGATGGAGCTGCTCGACGCGGCAAACACCGGCGCGTACGGGAATCCCGCTCCGACGAAGGTCCGCATCGAGCCCGTGAAGGGCAAGGCCATCCTCGTCTCCGGCCACGACCTCCGCGACCTCGAGGAACTGCTCAAGCAGACCGAGGGCAAGGGTATAAACGTCTACACGCACGGCGAGATGCTGCCCTGCCACGGATACCCTGGGCTCAGGAAATTCAAACACCTGGCAGGCAACTACGGCGGGGCGTGGCAGGACCAGCAGAGGGAGTTCGACAGGTTCCCCGGCGCGATCCTCATGACCACCAACTGCATCCAGAGGCCGCAGGGCTCCTACAAGGCGCGCATATTCACCTCGGGGCTTGTCGCCTGGCCGGGGGTCAGGCACATCTCCGACCGCAACTTTGGCCCGGTGATCGAGGCTGCGCAGATGGCGGAGGGGTTTCCCGAGGACGGCCCCGAGAGATACATCACGGTCGGATTCGGCCACAACGCGGTGATGGGGGTCGCGGACACGGTGGTGGATGCTGTGAAGGCTGGGAAGATAAAGCACTTCTTCCTGATCGGCGGGTGCGACGGCGCAAAGAGCGGCCGCAACTACTACACGGAGTTTGCGGAGAAGGTGCCGAAGGATTGCGTGATACTGACGCTGGCTTGCGGCAAGTACCGCTTCAACAAGCTCGATTTTGGCGACATAGGCGGGATACCGCGCCTCATCGACTGCGGACAGTGCAACGACGCATACTCGGCGATACAGATCGCGGTCGCGCTCTCAAAGGCCTTCAATTGCGGCGTGAACGACCTGCCGCTCTCGCTCGTGCTCTCGTGGTACGAGCAGAAGGCGGTGGCTATCCTGCTCACGCTGCTCCACCTCGGCATAAGGGACATGCGCCTGGGGCCCACGCTGCCCGCGTTCGTGACTCCCGCGGTCTTCAAGGTCCTGGTCGAAAAATTCAACATCATGCCGATCACCACGCCAGATGAGGATTTGAGGAAGATACTCGGGTAG
- a CDS encoding Ppx/GppA family phosphatase — protein MKAAIDIGTNSVLLLAGEPAPDGSVRPHADEARVTRLGRGLSSSGEISPEAAEGTLAALKEYMEICDSLRVDGIAAVGTAALRSASNASDFLLMVKRALGLSIEVISEEREAGLTYKASAHDFGDSIVVADVGGGSTELVTMHDSSLRIASLPVGCVNLTERYARSDPPDDREIDALRGAVRHELAAGADPHTFARPHEARLVATAGTATTLMSIHLSLERYSPPAVHGKVLRITDLRDIMDMLRGKSLSERRSIRGLNPERADVILAGSLVLHEAMSHLGYADVTVSDRGVKWGLFYEKFMS, from the coding sequence ATGAAGGCCGCGATAGACATCGGCACGAACTCCGTGCTCCTCCTCGCCGGGGAGCCGGCGCCGGACGGATCGGTGCGTCCCCATGCGGACGAGGCGCGCGTCACCAGGCTCGGCCGGGGGCTGTCCTCCTCGGGCGAGATCTCGCCCGAGGCCGCGGAGGGGACGCTCGCCGCCCTCAAGGAGTACATGGAGATCTGCGACTCCCTCCGCGTGGACGGGATCGCGGCGGTGGGCACCGCCGCGCTGCGCAGCGCCTCGAACGCGTCCGACTTCCTGCTCATGGTCAAGAGGGCGCTTGGCCTCTCCATCGAGGTGATCTCCGAGGAACGGGAGGCGGGCCTCACATACAAGGCCTCGGCGCACGACTTCGGCGATTCGATCGTGGTCGCGGATGTCGGCGGCGGCTCGACGGAGCTCGTCACCATGCACGACTCGTCGCTCAGGATCGCGAGCCTGCCCGTCGGGTGCGTGAATCTCACCGAGCGATACGCGCGCTCCGATCCGCCGGACGACCGCGAGATCGATGCGCTGAGGGGCGCCGTGAGGCACGAGCTCGCCGCCGGCGCGGATCCCCACACGTTCGCGAGGCCGCACGAGGCGAGGCTCGTGGCCACGGCGGGCACCGCCACGACGCTCATGTCCATTCACCTCTCGCTCGAGCGGTACTCGCCCCCCGCCGTGCACGGAAAGGTCCTGAGGATCACGGATCTGCGCGACATCATGGATATGCTGCGGGGAAAGAGCCTCTCGGAGCGCCGCTCGATCAGGGGGCTGAACCCGGAGAGGGCCGACGTTATACTGGCCGGATCGCTCGTCCTGCACGAGGCCATGAGCCATTTGGGTTACGCGGACGTGACGGTCTCCGACCGGGGGGTGAAGTGGGGGCTGTTCTATGAGAAATTCATGAGCTGA
- the tolB gene encoding Tol-Pal system beta propeller repeat protein TolB → MKNRKIFFTVALMAAMLLPMGAWARIYVPIDQPSDQKFPIAVADLRGSGGRDMAGIIRNDMELSGYFRVLSEDSFKDVARKEGISIDTIRFDFWTAIEAGALVKGEVSSEGGKMTVTLRLFDPFLKQMLVGKQYRADKKSMREIAHRFSNEIMLALTGIWGVFDTRISYTAVSGKKSKEIYVMDMDGHGPFAVTKNKSINMGSAWSPDGGRLAFTSYLKNNPDVYVSSLNGGNLHRISIGGSNITPAWSPDGGIIAFSSSAAGTANLYTISPGGGAARRLTAGSSIDISPDYSPDGGSIVFASERAGGLHIFRTSASGGGVQRLTFVGYQNDMPSWSPIGDKIAFAGRDMGTFDIFIMNADGSNIQRLTIGTGSNEHPSFSPDGRMITFSSSREGGAAIYIMRADGSNQTRVSKGNGMLPVWGPQKRPE, encoded by the coding sequence ATGAAAAACAGAAAGATCTTTTTCACGGTGGCGCTGATGGCGGCGATGCTCCTGCCAATGGGGGCGTGGGCGCGCATCTACGTGCCCATCGATCAGCCGTCCGACCAGAAGTTCCCCATCGCCGTCGCGGACCTGCGCGGGTCCGGCGGCCGCGACATGGCCGGGATAATCCGCAACGACATGGAGCTCTCCGGGTACTTCAGGGTCCTGTCCGAGGACTCGTTCAAGGACGTGGCGCGCAAGGAGGGGATCTCGATAGACACCATCCGCTTCGACTTCTGGACCGCCATCGAAGCGGGGGCCCTGGTCAAGGGCGAGGTGTCGAGCGAAGGCGGCAAGATGACCGTGACGCTTCGGCTCTTCGACCCGTTCCTCAAGCAGATGCTGGTGGGCAAGCAGTACCGGGCGGACAAGAAGAGCATGCGCGAGATCGCCCACCGCTTCTCCAACGAGATCATGCTGGCCCTCACCGGCATCTGGGGCGTCTTCGACACCAGGATCTCCTACACAGCGGTGTCCGGCAAGAAGAGCAAGGAGATCTACGTGATGGACATGGACGGCCACGGGCCGTTCGCGGTGACCAAGAACAAGAGCATCAACATGGGCTCCGCCTGGAGCCCCGACGGCGGAAGGCTCGCCTTTACCTCGTACCTCAAAAACAACCCGGACGTGTACGTCTCGAGCCTCAACGGCGGCAACCTTCACAGGATCTCGATCGGCGGATCGAACATAACGCCCGCATGGTCCCCCGACGGCGGCATCATCGCATTCTCCTCCTCGGCGGCCGGGACCGCCAACCTCTACACGATAAGCCCGGGCGGCGGCGCGGCGCGAAGGCTCACCGCGGGCAGCAGCATCGACATATCGCCCGACTACTCGCCCGACGGCGGCTCCATCGTCTTCGCCTCAGAGCGCGCGGGAGGGCTGCACATATTCCGCACCTCCGCCTCGGGCGGCGGCGTGCAGCGGCTCACCTTCGTGGGCTACCAGAACGACATGCCGAGCTGGTCGCCGATCGGCGACAAGATAGCGTTCGCGGGCCGCGACATGGGGACCTTCGACATATTCATCATGAACGCCGACGGCTCGAACATCCAGAGGCTCACCATCGGGACCGGCAGCAACGAGCACCCCTCGTTCTCTCCCGACGGCAGGATGATCACCTTCTCCTCCAGCCGCGAGGGAGGAGCCGCCATCTACATCATGCGCGCCGACGGCTCCAACCAGACACGCGTCTCCAAGGGCAACGGCATGCTGCCCGTGTGGGGCCCGCAGAAGAGGCCCGAATAG